The following are encoded together in the Triticum dicoccoides isolate Atlit2015 ecotype Zavitan chromosome 6B, WEW_v2.0, whole genome shotgun sequence genome:
- the LOC119321932 gene encoding uncharacterized protein LOC119321932 yields MDDVQQKEALLLAVGVLTGGAADFAIAMPKEALRAAARHLAQLALDVAAYADASDFDTSDLRAAAKALLQADAGSRSEAISDLVRACLWLDGLVATRDAAAADDLRRGVLDVALAGGTLLRLRVLPARGLDFLLAAAEGGAGGEAPEADADARAAQAELAREREAELRRKREAELKREAHEPTTAATTWWRRLACRFSSARVASEAARATGSWWRLASWFLKETSGVNEDDPEAPLIARSQPDPSPGPSPNSSPSFLQ; encoded by the exons ATGGACGACGTGCAGCAGAAGGAGGCGCTGCTCCTCGCGGTGGGGGTCCTGACGGGAGGCGCCGCGGATTTCGCCATCGCGATGCCCAAGGAAGCCCTGCGCGCCGCAGCCAGGCACCTGGCCCAGCTTGCTCTGGACGTAGCAGCTTATGCAGATGCCTCTGACTTCGACACCTCCGACCTGCGCGCCGCCGCCAAGGCGCTGTTGCAGGCAGATGCGGGCAGCAGGTCAGAGGCCATCAGCGACCTGGTACGAgcgtgcctctggttggacgggcTAGTGGCCACGCGAGATGCGGCTGCCGCGGACGACCTCCGGCGAGGCGTCCTGGACGTGGCGCTGGCCGGGGGGACCCTGCTCCGTCTCCGCGTCCTCCCCGCGCGCGGGTTGGACTTCTTGCTCGCCGCCGCCGAGGGCGGCGCGGGGGGCGAGGCCCCCGAGGCTGATGCGGACGCCCGCGCAGCGCAGGCGGAGCtcgcgagggagagggaggcggagcTCCGGAGGAAGAGGGAGGCCGAGCTCAAGAGGGAGGCTCATGAGCCCACCACGGCGGCGACGACATGGTGGCGGCGGCTCGCGTGTCGGTTCTCCAGCGCGAGGGTGGCCAGTGAGGCCGCGAGGGCGACGGGATCCTGGTGGCGGCTCGCCAGTTGGTTCCTCAAGGAGACGAGCGGCGTCAACGAGGATGACCCCGAAGCTCCGCTGATAGCACGCAGCCAGCCTGACCCCAGCCCCGGCCCCAGCCCCAACTCCTCCCCCTCG TTTTTGCAGTGA